GGGGAAAATAAGGTTTTGTTCTTTAATCAGAGGCCTTCAGGAAATATTGTCAATTATAGAGGATATAAAAGCTCTCTGAAGTTGTGAAcagaaaacctgaaaataaaataagtagtcgctgaatgagtttgttttgtcctcAAAACAAAAGTTCAATACAAAGGCAAGTAGacaattttcactgtttttttatgctCAGTACAAAATAACTGTTGACTGTCAGCTCAATATTTTGTGCTTCCAGCAAATTCCATTTACCTCCATTTTGTATTGGTGTGGCCtctgatattttaaaatctcagcatatttgtttgttctttgagGCGACAGTGCACATTAATCACACGCTGACATTTAACTGCATCAGTGTGAATGTGCAGGGGTTAGCTTAACAGCTAGTTTGTTGTCACTGTTAAACACTTCCTCTTGATTGTAAAGGCCAGAAGCTTGtctgtttgattttaattaaataactaAGACGCATCATTGGATTGTCTTACTCTGGTCTATGTTGTTGGTTACTGACAGTTTGACAGATACACAACTAAAAATcctaaactttttaaaataaactctgtGCCTGACaataaacaactgaaacaaGCTGCTATTATAAAactgcataaaataaaattgtttttaaagaaagctaTACTTATGGATAttggggaaaaacaaaactgtggtTCATATTTCAGATAAATATTCTCAGCATGTTGAAGAATTAAAACTGCAGTAACTGCAGTAATATCAGTGCTGAACTTTTGACATTAAagattttaacatattttgtcATAAATTCGCACATGTACAAGTCAACACACCTTATATTTGTGTAGCTATGCACGTCTGAAACTGTGTGTCCAGTGGAAATTTGCAGACATCACTGACATATGTGATTCATCACAGGTGTAGATGAATGTATGAACAGTGTATGTTGGCTGAAAAATCAGTAACACAGTAAAAAGTTTGTAGAAATGTAGAAACAGTGCCATCAGCCACCTGTGTGATTCAAGTTAATAGTCCTACAGTAAATGTAGAAAAGGCCAGATGGGTTTTGATTTAACAAAATAGTTAGAGgtcagttagttagttttgAGGTCATATTTGTGGTGGTGCTTTTTTGAATATGATTCTAACCATACAATAGGCAGTaaggtatttttctttttatagtcAGGACTGTAACTGTGAGTTTATGGTTTGGAAAAGAATTATAACAAGAACTAACACAAACCATTCATTCACCCATCCATTAGTAAGTCTGTTTATCTCGTTGCGGGGAGGTTGGAGaggatcccagctgacattggacATGGTGACGTTCATGGCTAATTTTATGTGAATCTaacactttctgtttttgtggtgGTGTAATGTCCAAAGTGCTAGACAGGAATGATGAAAGTATGTCCTGACAGTGATGTGATGAATGCTGCACTGACGTCTCTATCCTCAGACTCCTCAGTCTAAAAATGTAGTTTCAGTGAGCAAAAATGGCAACACTGGTGACTCTTACTGTTTCTGAATCCTTTCCGTTTTAATATCAGTCATTGGACCTAATCATACATTTTCTGAGCAAACAGAAGCAACTCTCACCTTCCTGACTATGTCCAAACTGTCTAAGAATGCACTAATGGACTGTATGTTGAGCAGTGACTAGCTGTAGCATGGCTGCACTGGTTCTTTTCTGGGCATTGGATTGCAGTGACGCATGTATCGTGCTAATCTCAGCTGATTTTGCGACCTGACTGGATCATACTGGCGTTTCCTGTCGGTTCATTGATTAGCAGCACAAACAGCAAAGCCTGACAACATGAAATGTAGAATACTGGTTTAATCTACCCCAATCACGTGACAACAATCCAATCCTTCCATTTAGAGGCTCCATATTTTCCaagaaaacatgacagtgaTCCCCTAAAAAGCCCTTCTGAAAAAATTTGAAAACGACCATGGCAAAGTTCTCAAATTTACAGTATAAGATATCAACTAAATAcacgagaagaagaaaacactgtactgtactttggCCAACATGCGGTAGTCGATGTCTAAGATAGAAACAGCCAGCGCAGCCGTAAGCTCACAGCTTCCGGTTGCCAGGTTATTTAATGGGATCCCGAGGTATAAATCTAACATCACACGTAGGCTTTTCTTGTTGTTATGGATATTTTTCTCAAATCTGATTTGAACTTATTTAACACTgtttgatgctgatgatgatcaAATCAGAGTCCCAGCAGGTTGAAATAACAGATTGCCTTTCCTTGTATTATTGGCACAGCATGGCGGCTTTCATGGGAGAGGAGCAGACAAATGGACTGTGGgataaaaatgaagagaaaaacacattagaaaaagaaataactAAAAATTAGAAATGCCAGATTTACATACTCATTAATCCCTTCTGAAAAGACATACCTCAATGATGATGttgttacatttaataattaaaaatgtgtgtgaatttaaCCGGGTTAATCTCTGAgctaatgtataatatataagcTGACACATTCACGGCTCCATGATATATAACTCTAAGGCTGACGTGTCTTTATGTGCTTTGAGCTGTGGAGGCGGCGGGCTCAGGATCAGCCTCTGTCCAGACAGACGAGTAAACACAGACCAGAGATTAGCTTGCTATCACGCTTAACATTCACCACAACCAGTGAGtgagaaattattattattagtacaGTATGAAGGGGTTattaggataaaaaaaaagtgtcagttAAGGGATAAAAgcactttttgaaaaaaacaggatgACTGTAATAACTTGAAATACTCCTCTGTGATTGTCTGATCATGTTTTAGATGATTACAGTCAAACTTCAGCCTGTTAGTGAGAAACTCCAAGAGTGGGACCCTTAAAATCTCTccttaaaaacaataattatacaAGAACAAAATGCATTCTCCCCtcattgttttcctgtttttaatgcacatgtttCACATGATCGATTTAGAAAAACAGGGATATTAGCAGCACACTGTGCtttctgtgacctttgacctccttgGTGGCTTATTAGTGGCTTATAATGTTGGTCGGAAGTCTGTGAGGATAAGAACAATGCTTAAAATGAACCAAGGCGACAGTCTGCGGATTAAGTTTCCTTAGAGTTACGTTACAAAAATTGTAATTTGTTTTCTAAAGCTGACCTTTTCATTTCTGATCTAATGTCTACTTATgtctaatgtttttttaacagattgAAGTGGGTGTGTGTAAACTAATCAGTATCACTGTGTTATAATTAGGCATTCGTGTGTAAGATATAATTACGGTTTAATggctgttattttcagatgacaacgacgatgatgatgataaggCAGATGAATTGAactaaacatgtaaataaaataatggagTGAAATAGCTTCCATTACACTCGTCTTGTTAACATAGTGCAGTCGTACCGCAGGGGTCAGTCCACGAGTAATCAGCATGTTGCCccagcacacccacacaggaGTTCTCACTTGAGCCTGATTAGACCTCCTGTGAGGACTGTGTGGGCGAGTACAGGCGGCACCTGATTGCCCGTCAGCCAGGCTGGTGACATCACATCATTTGGAGCGAGGCTCCGCCTCCCCTCTGCCTGACTAAAGGGCTAATCATCCAGCCTAATTGAAAAACACCTGTGAGCCTTTATCAGGGTGCAGACATATTTTCCTTCCCACCCCCCCTCGCCCTTCCTCGAGTTACTGGACTTTATTTGCGCAGAAAAACAGGAATCCCTTGGCATTTCGAGTTGCACTTTGTCTCTATCAGACATTCGTCACACAATGTAAGATTTCCTGTTTTAATGGCTTGTTAGCGAGCGAGCGGCTATCTGTGCTGTCGAGAAGAGTTGGCACTGCTAACAAGCAATTGCCGGAGCGTTTTCACCAAAATGTGACAAGTTCCTGGTGAAGAAAAATAAGctggaaaacattaaaatgccaCTGCTCTTTAACACCAGAGGAATGGGACACAATGTGATACAGGGGAGTTCACATGAAATATTGAACTTACCATTCTGTGAAAAGGAACCTGAATAAACAAATGGAACACATAACAAGCTTCTTCCAAAGAGGACACCAGACATCACTGACTACTTAGATGTGTGACTATAAATTGAATCATATGCTAGAGCCTTTGTAGTTACCTGATCTCAACCCAACTGAACATCTATGGGAGAGTGTGGAGCGTTAGACAGCGCTCCCCATCACTCTTTAGAAATCACCAAATGAGCGAACCttaataaaaactgtgtttatcCCGACTGTAGAGTCTTGGGGAACCTAAGccagaggttttcaaagtgtgaggtgAGGTGTGGGGGAGTTTAAAGGGTGAGTGAGAGGAACTGGTGCATGCCAGTGTTGTGGAAAAAGCAGGAAGACAGTCATAGTAGTTTGGCCCATTTACCAACATGGTCAACAGTTGCAGCAGTGCCtgtgacacacagctgatgGACGAGATGAGGGTACTTAAACTCCTTCTCTTCTGAGTTATAACTTcatcaaatgtaaacacacagatataatgcacatatttttagatACAGTGTAACTTTCCAATTATATTATACATCGTGTACAAATATGCATAAATCCACCTAAAACCCATGTGAACTTGCCTGAGGaatcatcacatttttaatctATTTAATCCAGCGCTCATTGTCTGTACATCCATACAGTTCAAACAGAAACTGCTAATAGATATTTGAGAATATTTTAATGATACCAATTTGCAAAACTGTCAACAAATACTTGTTAAAAAGGGATGTTGTCAGTTGTAGCCTGCAGCCTAATGGCCCTTTCAGACCCAATGTGATTTCCACTGTGTTCAGCACACTGACACGCTGTGctgttttcttaattttctgACTTATCTGTAGACACCAGTAGagcgtctctgtgtgtgtgaaacagctACAGCAGGATTTGTGTTTAGGTTCAAAATATTTAACCTGATTTAATTGACCGAGACTCCCGAAAACTGCGAAACTGTCACTTAAATTAGCCTTAGATGTTAATGCAACATGTTTCCCTTATTTAGTATGAattttttgtacaaaaaatgaataattaattcacATACATCATTAATGAAgctatgttttcttttttgtcttcctctacTGCCCAGTGATTTTAATCCATAAAGAGCCTCCCATTACTCACCATATTTAGTTCTTTTATATCAGTACTCTCTGATATAAAAGattctgttattttttacatgttgtcTTGATTTGACCACCAATGCAAAAATGCCActtattatttgaaaaaaacatttagtgcTGCTTCAAGTTCTCACTTTTGAACAAGAGTCCTTCAGTGTGACAACACTGTATATTTCTCTGTTAGTCAGAACAGGCCAATTATTTACCTTCCAATTATATGGAAGGGATGTGCCTTTCTGTTACATGAGCACCACTTTGTTTCAAATAATTCATCTTCTACAGTGatattggggttttttttgaCAGCCGAGTGACAAGCCAAATCATGATACAAGCAACACAACAAGACTGCCGAACCATCCTGGAAAAACACGGTTTATTTGTCAAAAGTTTTTTCCAGCGTGTGATTTCTCAGAATTTAACTAGAGGCAGTAGGAGGTGatgttttcactttcttttctcctaAGATGTAATTTGTCAAAAACACACCTGGATATTCAGGATTTTAGTTTCTCATTCATCAGTACAGACGCCATCCATTCTGCACTGGTTTgtacatttgtatgtttttcgACTTGTATGATTCACCGTGAAATAAACAATCTAAAAGCTTCAGGAACACACACTGGCAGGTAACGACTGCAGTGCGCGTCTTCAAAGTTTATGTCTGTCagtttttctgcctctgctgatGTCTTGGTGTTAAATTATTGATGCGATAACCTGTAGGCAGGCATTTTAAAACTGCAGGTGGTCTAActaattgttgttttgttaaactCTCAAAATAGATTATACCTTATACTTATTAGCTGAGTGAGTCACACAGTGGTCATCTGTGTGTCAGTCATGCTGAATGGAAATCATAATGTGACTCATGGTGTGATAAATGTGACAGTGACACCACGTTAACTAACAGCCtcctaaaataaatgaaagacgagagaattttatgtttttttacagtaataacCAAGTGAGTGCCTCACATGATCAGTGAACACAAGACAAGTGCTATTAAAGAGAGAACCAAGAGTTTCACAGTCTGGAAACATAATAATGAGCCACAGTGTATCTGCTGGTAACATCTGGGATGTGATCGACTCAAagaagcaagaaagcaaatggCCAGTGAGCTCAATAAATAAGTGACCTTTATGAAcaggggtcgggaacctttttggctaagagagccatgaaagccacatattttaaaatgtatttccgtgagagccatacaatattttttaacactgaatacaaataaatgcatgcatttttaagtaagaccaacaattttagaatataataagtctctgaatttattctttttaataacgttGTTATACTGAGCAACGGCTGTGTTTCGGATGTAGCATGCGGATGCACACTCACGTACTGCTGAGTGAAATCTCTGGTCGTTGGCTCATCAGCAGTTTCTTTTCCGAGCTGTTCTGTATCATaaaaattgaacaaaataacacGAAACACAACTGCTTACTCTCCTACTGATTTTAATTTTGCAATGAatgtaaagacattaaaggtGTGGTACACGTGTCGAAGGTTGGGCGCAGAGGACACCCAggagtgggagagagggagatgcccGGCCAAGGCTctgtccagcatggactaaaacacagcacggagttaaaagaaatgtttaaacagacaaagtagttttcaagACTGCGTATTGCTAgcggatctattttctgacccagagtgcgGCCGTGTTGTTCTGACCTCCACATTGTCATCTCCTCAATGATGGAAAATGATAGAGGGAAAGTAAAACTGGAACTGCAATATATTTCATGAGAGAAGGACAACAGCTTAGATgggaaaatatttattattgttacaaATTGTAGTGATTGTTCCATCGATTACTGTTATTGTGGCTATGTTTGAACCAATGCAAGAAGATATGCTTAGAAATAATTGGATCTTTGTGCTTGGTATCTTTTAGTAATGAAAAGATAAACATAAATTTGTTAAAAGAAGCAATGTTAACTGAGAGTATCAATAAGCTACTGATATCTGGTATGCACAACAACCTTTTATTTGGATGATAAAATATGTGGTATATGGATAGTTATAGAATATATCTAAAAGGAAACGTTCTTTATAAGCGAGATCTGGTATTTTACCACTCTAAGTTGAAACAAGCACATTTGTTCGATGTGATATCTCAGTGACAAAGaagatttgtttcattttgtgaaCCACGCAgtattttcttcagttaaaacAGATTTGGATTTTTTAACCATGAATGATGCCGACTGGATTAACTAAGTTAGTCAGTTAGTTAGGGATGATCCCTCTATCAGTCTAAACTTTAGGTTGGAGGCATTTATTTGCACTTTTCGGTTATTTGCTGCAGAAAGTATTTCAAAATGTTGCACATGAACCTATGTGATTTCTAAGTATATATAAAGATGTATAATGTTATCACAGCAGATGCTGCACGGTATGATTCTTCCATAATTCATACTCAAGATGTTTTCTACTCATACTCTTTAAGTCATCGCAtgctgttttactgtgtgtgcatgtgatgtgGGAATCACTTCCACTCTGCATTTATCCTGCTTTACTACTGTGCAGccttgtacacacacagtgtatcttATCACTGAGCGTATGAAATATTAACTACACTGGCTTCCTTCGTGACACATGTGACTGAAGGAACCCTTGAGAAATCTATAATCTGCCACTGATTTTACTACAACACCTAAAACGGGGAGATGAAGGAATGTTAAAGAAGATAAGAACATTTTAAGGAAGCATTTTAAGCCTTTAAACTAAGACAGTGAGGTGATAAAACAGGGTGCAGTTCAATAAACGAGTAGATCGGAGCAAATATCAGGAGATTCTTGAAGGTGAGAACACAGTAAAGCAATGACAGTCAAAATTGTGAGGTTATGGTTTGAATTttgttggtggtggttgttTCAATATTCCAGTTACTTAAGGTAATCCACAAACTTCACTCTGAACagttgacagagagagaagtatAGAGTGGGATatgagaaaatgatttatatgtAATGTTTTCCTGACAATATCAGCAACATGTTATGTGTTTTATAGGAACATGATTGGCTGTGAAGGCCTGAAGAGGTGAGAGCCTGAGAGGTGGCCGCTTCAATGGCGTGGACCGAGCTACGGTCACGTCCAGACCCAAAGCCAGAACCAAAACTAACACCTTACAACCTCAGGACTCATGCAACTTCATCTTTATCAGCCATCCTTCAAGTCCAGCCTCCAGCTTTAGtgcccctccttctcctgcttgTTGCCTTCACTGACCTCTGTACTGCTGGTCCATCCCAGCCTGCACGACCCCCTCTCCTGTCCGGACAGCCTTTTATCATCTTCTGGGGCATCCCTGACTCTTCCTGCTCCGGTCGGCCAGATCTCAGATCTTTCGGGATGGAACCAGAGGGCCGCGTGGCCGTCTTTTACGAGGACACACTGGGGAACTATCCTTATTTTGTGGACAAAGACACACCGGTCAACAGGGGGTTACCACAGCACACACGGCTGGACAACCACTTCCAAAAGACACAGCAGGACTTGGAGGCAGCTTTACCTGCCCCAAGGTACCTTGGGCTAGGGGTGCTGCGTTGGGCAGAGTGGGTCCCCCAGTGGTCAAGGAACCAAGAGAGGCAGGCAATGTATCCAGAGGCATCAAGGAACCTGCTGAAGACTTTCTTTCCAAGCTGGACTCCAGAGGTGGTGGAGAAGTGGTCACAGGTAAAGAGAGTTTGGGAAAAGTAGTAACAAAAAGGGCAAATGGTAATGGAGGGAAAAACAAGTTTGCAAGAAATGAAAAGCAGGAAGtgaacatgaaaagaaagatggatAGGGAAGAGACTGAGGGAGcatgagatggagagaaaacttTCAAAGTTGTTGGCAGATGGTGGAGCGTGCAAGATGccaacaggagaaaaaaaacagttccacAAGAGTTTGTTCCTTAGTCAAGAGAAAATCTTTGATGGAAAATGCAAATATACACTGAGACTTCACTAAAAAAGACTACTATGGTACCATGTGCTTTTAGTCATTACAACTAAAGTATTAAAATTATGTTAGCAAGCACCCAATTTGTAGTACAGAACACAACATGTAGACACGTTACAACACatagataaacaaaacaatagtgaGAATAAGAGTAACATCATCATTTGTAGCAGTCATCATGAATGCCATCACCGTCTTTAGGCGGCATTTAAAGCGCATGCCAATAATTGTATACCAACATCTGTCATAAGCATAAAATCTTGCTTGTATCTTGTTTGAATTGAAATATTTCCATTAGCATAAGCACGTTTTTTTGCTTGGTTGGTTCTGATCTTGCGGCATCTATACCTCCaaccaaagaaagaaatgtgagaaaGGAAAATTAGGAAGCCGGTCAAAGTGGATCTTTGCATGATTTTGCATGATTTTCTTTCTATGGTGTTAAAGTTACAAAGTGTAACTGACATCCATCAAATTCATCTATATAATTTTTAGGAAATTCAATTGAAAAATGTTTGTAGATAAATAAACCAGATGGTAATGTCTAATGTTGGGTTGTCTACAGAAATagtttataattttttttgtattattgtgaGAAGTCACAAATATGAAGCTACCGTTAGCTGGTTGGCTTAGTATAAGGACGGGAAACAGCTTGGCTCTGTCAAATGGTTAcaaaaaataacttgttttgGGGGGGATTATGTCAGACTAAGTGACTGCATCAAGAAATAGTCTGCCACATAACTACAGTGAGTCCTTTTTAcacctctgtgtctgtacagattaaacaaacaggatcttgtgtgttaattagtgagcttgaAAGATAATCTAAGCAAACTCTCCTCAGGCAGGCTCCTGCTTGATTTTAATGGACAAATATGAGACTGGTATCAATCTCATCTAAGTCTTGACAAGAAAGCAATATGTGAAAACTGCATTAAGTGTGGAGCTATCTGACAAATCAACACAGTCCTATAAATTCAATAATCATCTCATATCATCTGATCCTGAATATCCTCCCAAAGCTTTGAAGCTTTTGAACTcttaaagcaaaataatttcatgtgtgtgactATTTAACCGTGAAAAACTGATGTtgaattgattttaaataacaaaacataaaatgtctgAAGTGAACTGAAAGGTGATCTATGGATCTCGTCACAGGTGGACTTTGAGGCAGCAGCCCAGTCAGTAATGATGGAGACTCTACGGGAGGTCAAAAGGTTAAGGCCCAAAGCATTATGGGGCGTCTCCCCTTACCCCAGCTGCTACAACGGCAATCCTGCCCAAACCGTGTTAGCCAATTACACCGGCGAGTGCCCTGCTGCAGAGATGGCCCTTAACGACGAGCTCTTGTGGCTATGGAAACGAAGCTCTGCCATCTACCCTCTCCTCACCCTGGAGAAGCTGCAGGTAGGTCATACTACCTTTGTcacatatttgttttcagttttataaatcacaaaaatctaTAGCGGGAGCATAGAAAAGCTGATTTTAGCCTAACAGAGAAAACTATCTTTTTAAAGCTTACATCCACATGAGCACTGGTTCGATATATAAGCAGATACAAAAcagtgaggaggaaagagagatcAAATCACAAAATATTGTGAAAACTACTGTCAAACTTAAGTTTGTCCCCAGGGCAGTTAACAACAACCGCACGacggcagaaagaaaaaatcaagtgaaatgaaaaatgccATGTTTGGTTTATCAGTGAAGTTttgtaaaaagttttttaaaaagttaaaagtatTGCTGTTTAAGCACTTCACTGTAAACCAAACTGAGTCTtggtatatttacatttacaactGTCTTGTACCTGGTTTATGGGTAAAAATGTGCACAATCtgtcccccccttttttctttttttttttacagggtgGGACATCTGGAGCCAGGCTTTATTTGTCCAGTCAAATCAAAGAAGCACTACGAGTATCATCTCTGACTGGGACAGGGTTTGATCTTCCTGTATTCCCACTGGTCAAGAGCGTCTACGCCTCGACGAATAATTTCCTGTCACAGGTGAGATGTCAGCTTCTGGTATTTGATCTAAGACCCCTACACATGGATCAGCACTGAAGCTGAACAGAGAGGAAGGATCATAGCACTAATTATACTCTGGTTCTAAAGTGTCATGGTTTTATTTGGAAAAGAGAATAATTAGAAAGCTGAAACATGCTTTTGATTCACACTTGTATCA
The sequence above is drawn from the Larimichthys crocea isolate SSNF chromosome XV, L_crocea_2.0, whole genome shotgun sequence genome and encodes:
- the si:dkey-72l14.3 gene encoding hyaluronidase-2, which encodes MAWTELRSRPDPKPEPKLTPYNLRTHATSSLSAILQVQPPALVPLLLLLVAFTDLCTAGPSQPARPPLLSGQPFIIFWGIPDSSCSGRPDLRSFGMEPEGRVAVFYEDTLGNYPYFVDKDTPVNRGLPQHTRLDNHFQKTQQDLEAALPAPRYLGLGVLRWAEWVPQWSRNQERQAMYPEASRNLLKTFFPSWTPEVVEKWSQVDFEAAAQSVMMETLREVKRLRPKALWGVSPYPSCYNGNPAQTVLANYTGECPAAEMALNDELLWLWKRSSAIYPLLTLEKLQGGTSGARLYLSSQIKEALRVSSLTGTGFDLPVFPLVKSVYASTNNFLSQADLVSTIGESAAMGTAGVVIWERSETKTERECQDLAEFVRKVLGPYSVNVTTAARLCSASLCQGKGRCVRQNPESSSAYLHLPPQSEVTEKVTGNADAATDQPDTSTTQPVPDPAEIWKKDFQCQWYTTTDGDISDQQSLKDGASVGGTVEENAEDVMGTTAASTAPSITKGASGTELRESSSFGPKPSLEVSIEGGSNPLSAPNLTVLLLLVAGSLCLEP